TTAGGAGGCGATGAATTTGTGCTTTTGCTAGAAGAAATAAAAGATATTCAGGAAGCTGCTCGGGTTACAGAACAAATTTTTGCAGCGCTACAGGCACCCCTGACGGTTGGAGGACGGGAAGTATATGTGAGCGCTAGCATTGGAGTTGTGCTGGGCACAAGAGACTATCTGCAAGCCTCTGATCTGTTACGAGATGCTGATATTGCCATGTACCGAGCAAAGTCTAGGGGAAAGGCGCGGTATGAAGTTTTTGACGCAGAGATGCACACGCAAGCTTTGAGTCGGTTGCATTTAGAAAACGATCTGCGTCGGGCGATCGAATGTCACGAATTTCTGCTTCACTATCAACCCATTGTTGCCTTAGCAACAGGACACCTGGTCGGATTTGAAGCTTTAGTGCGCTGGCAACACCCCACTCAGGGTATAAAGTCACCGATGGAGTTTATCCCGATAGCGGAGGAAACAGGACTCATTACGCTTCTAGACTATTGGGTACTGCAAACCGCCTGTCAGCAATTGGCAGACTGGCAAACTGCTTTCCCTAGCGTTTCTCATCTGAAGGTAAGCGTTAATCTTTCAGCCCAAGATTTACAATGCCCTGATTTGCTAGGGGAAGTCGATCGCGTGTTGGCTCACACCCGCCTCAATGGTCATTGCCTGACTTTAGAAATTACCGAAAGCATGTTGATTGAAGATATTGATTCTACGATTGCTCTGCTCAGTCAGTTGAAAGAACGGGGCATTCAAATCAGCATTGACGATTTTGGTACTGGATATTCATCGTTAAACTATCTACATCGTTTACCTGTAGACAACCTTAAAGTCGATCGCTCATTTGTAAACCAAATTCAGTCAGAGAAACAAAATTATCAGATTGTTGAAACGATTGCGAGGCTGAGTGATCAGTTAGAACTGGATGCGATCGCTGAAGGAATTGAAACCCTCTACCAATTGGAGTGTTTGCAACATCTTGGCTACAAGTTTGGTCAAGGGTATTTGTTTTCAAAACCCCTAAGCTGTGAAACCACAGAAGCACTTCTGGTGAGTCAAAATCCGACGTACATTACCTCAGAGGATGTCTGAGAAGTCTAGATTGCTATCCGATCCGCCCCCTAAATCCCCCATTCTGAGGGACTTTGAAGAAGCATTGGTTCGGAAGTCCCCCAGAATGGGGGGTTGGGGGGCGAGTGTAAGAATCTTTGATACTTCTCAGACATCCTCTCAGATCTATAGCCTCAAATCAGAACATTGGTTAAATATTCGTGTTGGAAATTTTCAACAACCGCCTTCGTCTGTTCGATTAGCGTTGCATCGAGCGATCGCTCCTTAGACATGAAAAAAACAACCACTGCTAATACTTGAGAATTGACCATAACTGGCATTCCAAACCCAGCCTTAACGCTCAGTGCTTTTGCTATTTGATGCCGTAAGAAATATGCTTCTGACTGTGCTGAAACATTCTCTAACCATTCAGGTTGTTGCGATCGCCAGACGCGCCCCGGTAACCCTTCGCCAGGACGCAACACAAACGATTTACTACAAACTTGAAACTGCATCCAGGGAATGGCGTGCCTCATATCTAAATCAGTACTCACGCACCAAGCAGGACTCAGTTCTAAAACTGGGCAAGCCGCATCAGTAATCCAAGATTCACCATATTCCCATTCTGTTCTGTCGCACACAGAGATTAGCAGTGATGTTAGTAAAGTGATTAAATCCATCTTTTTTACTTGTCTATTGATTCGCCCATTCACTTCCATTAAATTAGTGTCCAGAAAAAGCCGGATCTTCTTTTATTTCCTCTGTCGAAAACTGGACAGGTTCTTCTAGAAGGAAGGCACAAAGGAAGAAGACTACAAGTGCAGAACACCCCAGGAACTGAAAGAAAATTTGATTACCTGCGGTGGTTGGAGGCAGCAAGCTATAGGCCGTGGCATAAATGACTGAGCCAACGCTGCCATAAGCACCGATATTACCAGTAATTTGTCCCGTGATGCTGCGTTTTAGCAAGGGCGCAATACCAAACGTTGCTCCTGCCGCACCAAAGACGAAGAACGCGCAAAACATTGTTACAGCGATCGAAATCGTCATGAGCCAGCCATTGCTAATCTGGCTCATGATCAAATAGCCAATGCCAACGCCGCCGATCAAAGCAGTCAGTGTCCATTTACGACTGCCAATTTTATCAGAAATAAAACCACCGGCTGGACGGGAAACTAGATTCATTAGCGGATAGCTAGCTGCGATCGGACCTGCAATGTTGTGTCCAATGTTAAAAGTATGCTCGAAAAACTCCGGTAGCATAGAGACTACTGCCAGTTCAGAACCAAAGCTAACTGCGTAGGCCAAATTCAACACCATTACCTGACCCATTTTGTATCGTTCGTTGGGAGGATACGTCTTCTTGCCAGATACTACATCCCGGTTCACATCCCAAGTTTTGTAAGACTGCAACAAGAAAAACCCTATTAAGGCAACCCAGATAATGTACAGGGTTGATGAACTCAGGAACTTAACTAGAGACAATCGCCAAGTAATCAGTCCCATGGTACAAAACAGCGGAAAACTAGAGGCAATCAACGCCCAGAAGCTTTTAGCACTAGTAACTTCCATGCCACCATCTTTGGCCGGCTGCTGATAGACTGTGCCTGGTGGCGTATCCTGCACATTGAAGTAGAAGTACACGCCATATACGGCTGAAATGATCCCTGTTAATGCTATAGCCAAACGCCAGTTGGTCTGACCTACTGCTAGGAAGGCAGCTCCAGTTGCCAGCAAAGGGAGCAGAGCCTCGGCAGCAAAGGAGCCAAAGTTACCCCAGCCGCCATAAATACCTTGAGCTAACCCAATTTGCTTAGATGGAAACCACTCTGCCACAAGCCGAATACCTACTACAAATCCTGCGCCTACAATGCTCAATGCTAGGCGACTCAGAACAAGTTGGTTAAAGTTTTGAGCAAAGGCAAATGCTAAAGTAGGAACGGCAGCATACACCAGTAGCGCTGAGTAGGTCAAGCGTGGACCAAAGCGATCGA
The Timaviella obliquedivisa GSE-PSE-MK23-08B DNA segment above includes these coding regions:
- a CDS encoding EAL domain-containing protein: MSDRKQVEASLEQSEQRFRHLFESTPNIAVQGYNRHRQVIYWNNASEQLYGYSKSEAIGRQLEDLIIPPEMGQEVIAGIQNWLAEGQVIPTDELSLMRKDGSRVAVYSSHILLINPEGEQEIYCVDIDLRDRKQAEEALRESEARYRLLAENTNDLVCLHELNGQYLYVSPSCEALLGYRCDEMLAQDPCVFLHPDDRNPIYQQGDLTLISADNTPITYRMRQKSGNYIWFETLTKPIVDAAGQVIKLQTTSRDVTERIQVRNQLRYDALHDALTGLPNRNLLMKRLELAINRAKRLENYHFAVLFLDLDRFKVINDSLGHLAGDQLLIAIVQKLQAPLRGADLVARLGGDEFVLLLEEIKDIQEAARVTEQIFAALQAPLTVGGREVYVSASIGVVLGTRDYLQASDLLRDADIAMYRAKSRGKARYEVFDAEMHTQALSRLHLENDLRRAIECHEFLLHYQPIVALATGHLVGFEALVRWQHPTQGIKSPMEFIPIAEETGLITLLDYWVLQTACQQLADWQTAFPSVSHLKVSVNLSAQDLQCPDLLGEVDRVLAHTRLNGHCLTLEITESMLIEDIDSTIALLSQLKERGIQISIDDFGTGYSSLNYLHRLPVDNLKVDRSFVNQIQSEKQNYQIVETIARLSDQLELDAIAEGIETLYQLECLQHLGYKFGQGYLFSKPLSCETTEALLVSQNPTYITSEDV
- a CDS encoding GAF domain-containing protein, producing MCDRTEWEYGESWITDAACPVLELSPAWCVSTDLDMRHAIPWMQFQVCSKSFVLRPGEGLPGRVWRSQQPEWLENVSAQSEAYFLRHQIAKALSVKAGFGMPVMVNSQVLAVVVFFMSKERSLDATLIEQTKAVVENFQHEYLTNVLI
- a CDS encoding NarK family nitrate/nitrite MFS transporter yields the protein MLRGLLSFRDPYRILNYAWFAFFLTFVVWFNYAPFVTTIRETMGLSVEQSRTISLCNLALTIPARIIIGMVLDRFGPRLTYSALLVYAAVPTLAFAFAQNFNQLVLSRLALSIVGAGFVVGIRLVAEWFPSKQIGLAQGIYGGWGNFGSFAAEALLPLLATGAAFLAVGQTNWRLAIALTGIISAVYGVYFYFNVQDTPPGTVYQQPAKDGGMEVTSAKSFWALIASSFPLFCTMGLITWRLSLVKFLSSSTLYIIWVALIGFFLLQSYKTWDVNRDVVSGKKTYPPNERYKMGQVMVLNLAYAVSFGSELAVVSMLPEFFEHTFNIGHNIAGPIAASYPLMNLVSRPAGGFISDKIGSRKWTLTALIGGVGIGYLIMSQISNGWLMTISIAVTMFCAFFVFGAAGATFGIAPLLKRSITGQITGNIGAYGSVGSVIYATAYSLLPPTTAGNQIFFQFLGCSALVVFFLCAFLLEEPVQFSTEEIKEDPAFSGH